A section of the Pimelobacter simplex genome encodes:
- a CDS encoding YajQ family cyclic di-GMP-binding protein codes for MADSSFDIVSKIDRQEVDNALGQAAREIATRFDFKGTGATIEWKGDDAIEITASADDRASAVLSVFQDKLIKRDQSLKILDASEPRASGQQSKIAIALKEGITSEDAKKIAKLIRDEGPKGVKTQVQGDELRVSSKKRDDLQAVIALVKGQDYDFAVQFTNYR; via the coding sequence ATGGCCGACTCGTCCTTCGACATCGTCAGCAAGATCGACCGCCAGGAGGTCGACAACGCCCTCGGGCAGGCGGCCCGGGAGATCGCGACGCGCTTCGACTTCAAGGGGACGGGGGCGACGATCGAGTGGAAGGGTGATGACGCGATCGAGATCACTGCTTCCGCCGATGACCGGGCGAGTGCGGTGCTGAGCGTGTTCCAGGACAAGCTCATCAAGCGCGACCAGTCACTCAAGATCCTCGATGCTTCGGAGCCGCGGGCGTCGGGGCAGCAGTCCAAGATCGCGATCGCGCTCAAGGAGGGGATCACCTCCGAGGATGCCAAGAAGATCGCCAAGCTGATCCGCGACGAGGGGCCCAAGGGCGTCAAGACGCAGGTGCAGGGTGACGAGCTGCGGGTGTCGTCCAAGAAGCGTGACGACCTGCAGGCCGTGATCGCGCTGGTCAAGGGTCAGGATTACGACTTCGCGGTGCAGTTCACCAACTACCGGTGA
- a CDS encoding Vgb family protein, translated as MHRSRPLLRRLLTAGTAAVLTLPVLGIVGTTGTARADDRVDPPTTDLVRSVEVSTLTPRRVAPRAQRPSAGGIRAYPVPTSAAGLRRITTAPDGTMWFAEGDKNRIGRITTGGAITEYPLFAQTSAGSLVKDIEVDASGLVWVVWDSGWKISRINTGTLTAYTWSLEYPYGEEVRVGPGGATWVTLSYDVDGILRIVGDNANWAANAPECDNALGRGRDGYMWCQDFDKLIRVNTDGAGGAALPLPSDATYPYSVATGPNNKIWFGRDTGGSMFSSPAWGNVGWIDNANQPHIIRTGDRTAPRSLVTGRDGNVWFTSVGAAKGIGHVNASGQGAIVQVGNYRPTSVTYGADGALWFTDRDNNSIVRVPRDNLWVTNVDVGGRSQLRPHPQPRATAAKKVDADKRRKKATVAVTCGAGIVPCSGSVVVKLGRKTLGTGRYAAAPGRRANAVVSLNAAARTQLKRKAKVKVVLILTSATGQRVTRKALLTR; from the coding sequence ATGCACCGCTCGCGCCCGCTGCTCCGGCGGCTCCTGACCGCCGGCACCGCCGCCGTCCTGACCCTGCCCGTGCTCGGCATCGTCGGGACGACCGGCACCGCCCGCGCGGACGACAGGGTGGACCCACCGACCACGGACCTGGTCCGGTCCGTCGAGGTCTCCACGCTGACTCCCCGCCGGGTCGCGCCGCGCGCCCAGCGCCCGTCCGCCGGAGGGATCCGCGCCTACCCGGTCCCGACCAGCGCGGCCGGGCTGCGCCGGATCACCACCGCGCCCGACGGCACCATGTGGTTCGCCGAGGGCGACAAGAACCGCATCGGCCGGATCACGACCGGCGGCGCGATCACCGAGTACCCGCTCTTCGCCCAGACCAGCGCCGGCAGCCTGGTCAAGGACATCGAGGTCGACGCATCCGGGCTCGTGTGGGTGGTGTGGGACTCCGGCTGGAAGATCAGCCGGATCAACACGGGCACGCTGACGGCGTACACGTGGTCGTTGGAGTACCCCTACGGCGAGGAGGTCCGGGTCGGCCCCGGCGGCGCCACCTGGGTGACCCTGTCGTACGACGTCGACGGCATCCTGCGCATCGTCGGCGACAACGCCAACTGGGCGGCCAACGCGCCCGAGTGCGACAACGCCCTCGGCCGCGGCCGGGACGGCTACATGTGGTGCCAGGACTTCGACAAGCTCATCCGGGTCAACACCGACGGCGCCGGTGGTGCGGCGCTGCCGCTGCCCTCCGACGCGACGTACCCCTACTCGGTCGCGACCGGGCCCAACAACAAGATCTGGTTCGGCCGTGACACCGGCGGCTCGATGTTCTCCTCCCCCGCCTGGGGCAACGTCGGCTGGATCGACAACGCCAACCAGCCGCACATCATCCGCACCGGCGACCGCACCGCCCCGCGCAGCCTCGTCACCGGCCGCGACGGCAACGTGTGGTTCACCAGCGTCGGAGCCGCCAAGGGCATCGGCCACGTCAACGCCAGCGGCCAGGGCGCGATCGTCCAGGTCGGCAACTACCGCCCCACCTCGGTGACCTACGGCGCCGACGGCGCCCTGTGGTTCACCGACAGGGACAACAACTCCATCGTCCGCGTGCCCCGCGACAACCTGTGGGTGACCAATGTCGACGTGGGCGGCCGCTCCCAACTCCGCCCCCACCCGCAGCCGCGCGCCACGGCCGCCAAGAAGGTCGACGCCGACAAGCGCCGCAAGAAGGCCACGGTCGCCGTCACCTGCGGCGCCGGAATCGTCCCGTGCAGCGGATCCGTCGTCGTCAAGCTCGGCCGCAAGACGCTCGGCACCGGCAGGTACGCCGCCGCTCCCGGCCGTCGAGCGAACGCGGTCGTGTCGCTCAACGCCGCCGCCCGGACCCAGCTCAAGCGCAAGGCGAAGGTCAAGGTCGTCCTGATCCTGACCTCCGCGACCGGCCAGCGCGTGACCCGGAAGGCCCTTCTCACCCGCTGA
- a CDS encoding S66 family peptidase: MTAPRDLVHPPKARPGDRIAVLSPSFAAPAVAPEVHEQALRRLAEVTGLVPVEYPTTRKLGATAEERAADLNAAFADPDIRAVIATIGGDDQITVIPHLDADAVRRDPKPFLGTSDNTNLHQWLWSQGIASFYGGSTQVHVGPGPGLDPEHATSLRAALLDGGRIEVTDPGESEDVGKDWNDPLALTQYGDREPTEPWHWAGPAREVTGPTWGGCVEILEWVLAAGRFTAEPDDLDGGVILLETSEELMPANEVGWIVRNLGERGLLARASAVLLARPPVSDFVRRPDAAERARLRAEQRDVVVDLVARYQPEAVVCVGVPFGHTRPQWILPHGGSVTVDGANRKVYADYA, translated from the coding sequence ATGACCGCGCCCCGCGACCTCGTCCACCCGCCCAAGGCCCGCCCCGGCGACCGGATCGCCGTCCTGTCGCCGTCCTTCGCCGCTCCCGCGGTCGCCCCCGAGGTCCACGAGCAGGCGCTGCGCCGGCTGGCCGAGGTGACCGGTCTGGTGCCGGTCGAGTACCCGACCACCCGCAAGCTGGGGGCGACGGCGGAGGAGCGGGCGGCCGATCTCAACGCGGCGTTCGCGGACCCGGACATCCGGGCGGTGATCGCGACGATCGGGGGCGACGACCAGATCACGGTGATCCCGCACCTCGACGCCGATGCGGTACGCCGGGACCCCAAGCCGTTCCTGGGCACGAGCGACAACACCAACCTGCACCAGTGGCTGTGGTCGCAGGGAATCGCCAGTTTCTACGGGGGTTCCACCCAGGTCCATGTCGGGCCGGGGCCTGGGCTGGACCCCGAGCACGCGACGTCCCTGCGGGCCGCACTCCTCGACGGCGGGCGGATCGAGGTCACCGATCCCGGTGAGTCCGAGGACGTCGGCAAGGACTGGAACGACCCCCTCGCCCTCACGCAGTACGGCGACCGCGAGCCCACCGAGCCCTGGCACTGGGCGGGTCCGGCGCGCGAGGTCACCGGTCCCACCTGGGGTGGGTGCGTCGAGATCCTGGAGTGGGTGCTCGCGGCCGGCCGGTTCACTGCGGAGCCTGACGACCTCGACGGCGGCGTGATCCTGCTCGAGACGTCCGAGGAGCTGATGCCGGCCAACGAGGTCGGCTGGATCGTCCGCAACCTCGGGGAGCGCGGCCTCCTCGCCAGGGCGAGCGCGGTGCTGCTCGCGCGCCCGCCGGTCTCCGACTTCGTACGCCGGCCCGACGCGGCCGAGCGCGCCCGCCTCCGGGCCGAGCAGCGCGACGTGGTCGTCGACCTCGTCGCCCGCTACCAGCCCGAGGCGGTGGTGTGCGTCGGCGTCCCGTTCGGCCACACCCGGCCGCAGTGGATCCTCCCCCACGGAGGATCCGTCACGGTCGACGGTGCGAACCGGAAGGTGTACGCCGACTACGCCTGA
- a CDS encoding FAD-binding oxidoreductase, whose amino-acid sequence MTTTPDRTLLARLTTTCEIHLPGDPGYDAARVPWNVAVDQRPAAVAIPRTVEEVQDVVRAAAATGLRIAPQSTGHGAAALGEGSLEDVVLVRMSALTGVTIDPAAETARVLGGTLWRDVVGAAAQHGRAVLHGSAPDVAVAGFVLGGGLSFYGRRHGVAANAVTAIEVVTSDGALVRATPDQDRDLLWALRGGGGNFGVVVAIEIGLLPYADVFAGMLLWDRERAADVVPAWVAWTRTAPESATTSLRVMSFPPIPELPPFLSGRDVVVIDGAVLESDERAAELLAPLRALDPEVDTFGRIPASAVLDMHMDPPEPSPAVADHAVLGDLDAAGVQAFLDQVGPGTRSGLTFAELRHLGGAFARPDAAGGALSHLPGSYALFCMAMAPTPQAAVAGRAAAFSVVRALSGWARPSLVPTFTETTVDTSRFYDGDDWAALCRLRDVVDPGRLFVANHGL is encoded by the coding sequence ATGACCACCACTCCTGACCGCACGCTCCTCGCCCGGCTCACGACGACCTGCGAGATCCACCTCCCCGGCGACCCCGGGTACGACGCCGCCCGCGTCCCCTGGAACGTCGCCGTCGACCAGCGGCCGGCCGCGGTCGCGATCCCGCGCACCGTCGAGGAGGTGCAGGACGTCGTCCGGGCCGCCGCGGCCACCGGGCTGCGGATCGCCCCGCAGAGCACCGGGCACGGCGCGGCCGCCCTCGGCGAAGGCTCGCTCGAGGACGTCGTCCTGGTGCGGATGTCGGCGCTCACCGGCGTCACGATCGACCCGGCCGCGGAGACCGCACGGGTCCTCGGCGGCACGCTCTGGCGCGATGTCGTCGGCGCGGCCGCGCAGCACGGCCGCGCGGTCCTGCACGGCTCCGCCCCCGACGTCGCCGTCGCCGGCTTCGTCCTGGGCGGCGGCCTGTCCTTCTACGGACGCCGGCACGGCGTGGCCGCCAACGCGGTGACCGCGATCGAGGTCGTCACCTCGGACGGTGCGCTGGTGCGCGCCACTCCGGACCAGGACCGCGACCTGCTCTGGGCGCTGCGCGGGGGCGGCGGCAACTTCGGTGTCGTCGTGGCCATCGAGATCGGGCTGCTCCCCTATGCCGACGTCTTCGCCGGCATGCTGCTGTGGGACCGCGAGCGCGCGGCGGACGTCGTACCGGCGTGGGTGGCGTGGACCCGGACCGCACCCGAGAGCGCGACCACGTCGCTGCGGGTGATGAGCTTCCCGCCGATCCCCGAGCTGCCGCCGTTCCTGTCGGGGCGCGATGTCGTCGTGATCGACGGCGCCGTGCTGGAGTCCGACGAGCGCGCCGCCGAGCTGCTCGCGCCGCTGCGCGCGCTGGACCCGGAGGTCGACACCTTCGGCCGGATCCCCGCGTCCGCCGTCCTCGACATGCACATGGATCCGCCGGAGCCCTCCCCCGCCGTCGCCGACCACGCCGTGCTCGGCGACCTCGACGCGGCCGGCGTCCAGGCCTTCCTCGACCAGGTCGGCCCCGGCACCCGCAGCGGCCTCACGTTCGCCGAGCTGCGCCACCTCGGCGGCGCCTTCGCCCGCCCCGACGCCGCCGGAGGTGCCTTGTCCCACCTGCCCGGCTCGTACGCCCTGTTCTGCATGGCGATGGCCCCGACGCCCCAAGCCGCGGTCGCGGGCCGCGCCGCTGCCTTCTCGGTCGTCCGCGCCCTCTCCGGGTGGGCGCGGCCGAGCCTGGTCCCGACCTTCACCGAGACCACGGTCGACACCAGCCGCTTCTACGACGGCGACGACTGGGCGGCGCTGTGCCGGCTGCGCGACGTGGTCGACCCGGGGCGGCTGTTCGTCGCCAACCACGGGCTCTGA
- a CDS encoding helix-turn-helix transcriptional regulator, translating to MASGLTAERVRKDVDVVAHAGLDLDSFLTEAVESVRRAVPWVSACVGTHDPRTLLLTSDRKFGHLCTVDPRDDEFGLLEYGSPEATSFAELATAERPAAGVHLQTGGDVARSMRIASYHLAHYGHADEARVVFREGTAVWGGMGLMRGADDRPFDLAEIEFLASLAPAFARGVRVGLMARLADTDAPQDDAEREHPGPAVVIIGAEYRINQMTATAEHRLRELARDPGAPIPVALLSGLVGAARRYARGESTALPRCRARTRRGRWLILQAGPLSGTGGHDGDVVITIEEARPPEIVGLVVAAFGLTPRERDVTQLVLQGVATQEIGRTLHLSAYTVQDHLKSVFDKAGVRSRRDLIARVFFDQYVPRLGEELGPSGWYA from the coding sequence ATGGCCTCAGGACTGACCGCCGAGCGGGTGCGCAAGGACGTCGACGTCGTCGCCCACGCCGGGCTGGACCTGGACTCCTTCCTCACCGAGGCCGTCGAGTCCGTACGACGAGCGGTGCCCTGGGTCAGCGCGTGCGTCGGCACCCATGACCCGCGGACCCTGCTGCTGACGAGCGATCGCAAGTTCGGGCACCTGTGCACGGTCGACCCGCGCGACGACGAGTTCGGGCTGCTGGAGTACGGCAGCCCCGAGGCGACGTCGTTCGCCGAGCTGGCCACGGCGGAGCGTCCCGCGGCGGGCGTCCACCTGCAGACCGGCGGGGACGTCGCGCGCTCGATGCGGATCGCGTCGTACCACCTGGCGCACTACGGGCACGCGGACGAGGCGCGGGTGGTGTTCCGCGAGGGAACGGCGGTGTGGGGCGGGATGGGACTCATGCGCGGCGCCGACGACCGGCCGTTCGACCTCGCCGAGATCGAGTTCCTCGCCTCGCTGGCGCCGGCCTTCGCCCGTGGGGTGCGGGTCGGCCTGATGGCCCGGCTGGCGGACACGGACGCACCGCAGGACGACGCCGAGCGCGAGCACCCGGGGCCGGCCGTGGTCATCATCGGCGCGGAGTACCGGATCAACCAGATGACCGCCACCGCCGAGCACCGGCTGCGCGAGCTCGCCCGCGACCCCGGCGCGCCGATCCCGGTGGCCCTGCTGTCGGGCCTGGTCGGGGCCGCGCGGCGCTATGCGCGCGGTGAGTCGACCGCGCTGCCGCGGTGCCGGGCGCGGACCCGCCGTGGGCGCTGGCTGATCCTGCAGGCCGGGCCGTTGAGCGGCACCGGTGGGCACGACGGGGACGTCGTGATCACCATCGAGGAGGCGCGTCCGCCCGAGATCGTCGGCCTCGTGGTCGCGGCCTTCGGGCTGACCCCGCGCGAGCGCGACGTGACGCAGCTGGTGCTGCAGGGCGTCGCAACCCAGGAGATCGGGAGGACGCTGCACCTGTCGGCGTACACGGTGCAGGACCACCTGAAGTCGGTCTTCGACAAGGCGGGGGTGCGCTCGCGACGCGACCTGATCGCGCGGGTGTTCTTCGACCAGTACGTGCCGCGGTTGGGGGAGGAGCTCGGTCCCTCCGGCTGGTACGCCTAG